From Amphiprion ocellaris isolate individual 3 ecotype Okinawa chromosome 2, ASM2253959v1, whole genome shotgun sequence, a single genomic window includes:
- the zgc:172121 gene encoding uncharacterized protein zgc:172121 codes for MSFTASLTHFINDNGPLILDGGLSTELEAHGAKLQGDPLWSARLLQTDPQAIKDAHNRFLLSGADVITTATYQASISGFVKHLDVSSEGARELMMSGVHLAKETVNRFDSGQRRLLVAGSVGPYGAFLHDGSEYTGAYAEEMSVEELKLWHRPQVDCLAAAGADVIAFETIPSIKEAEALVELLREFPNCKAWLSFSCKDGKRISDGSLFTDAVQVGSRSTQLLAVGVNCCNPAVVEPLLDSARTLLRPDMSWVVYPNSGEEWDTERGWLTSGTTSAWTPDLSHTWLKQGAALIGGCCRVGPAQTAELRRELKGS; via the exons ATGAGTTTCACTGCTTCTCTAACACACTTCATAAATGATAATGGACCTCTGATCTTGGATGGTGGACTATCAACTGAACTGGAAGCACACGGAGCCAAACTGCAG GGAGATCCTCTGTGGAGTGCCAGGCTGTTGCAGACTGATCCTCAGGCCATTAAAGATGCTCACAACAG ATTCCTCCTCAGTGGTGCTGATGTCATCACAACGGCTACATACCAGGCGAGTATCTCAGGATTCGTCAAACATCTGGATGTGAGCTCTGAAGGTGCCAGAGAGCTGATGATGTCTGGAGTTCATCTGGCCAAAGAGACAGTGAACAGATTTGACTCTG GGCAGAGACGTCTCTTGGTGGCTGGTTCTGTTGGACCGTACGGGGCTTTTCTGCATGACGGCTCAGAGTATACTGGCGCTTATGCTGAGGAGATGAGTGTTGAA GAGCTTAAACTTTGGCACCGGCCGCAAGTCGATTGcttagcagcagcaggagctgaTGTCATAGCTTTTGAGACAATCCCAAGCATCAAAGAGGCGGAGGCGCTGGTGGAGCTGCTGAGAGAGTTCCCAAACTGTAAAGCCTGGCTGTCCTTCTCCTGTAAG GATGGGAAGCGTATATCAGACGGCAGCCTGTTCACCGACGCTGTGCAGGTCGGCAGCAGATCCACACAGCTGCTGGCTGTGGGAGTGAACTGCTGTAATCCAGCTGTGGTGGAGCCGCTGCTGGACTCTGCCAGGACGCTGCTGAGGCCAGACATGAGCTGGGTGGTTTATCCCAACAGTGGAGAGGAGTGGGACACTGAGCGGGG GTGGCTGACATCAGGGACAACATCAGCGTGGACACCTGACCTCAGTCACACATGGCTGAAGCAGGGAGCCGCTCTGATCG GAGGATGCTGCCGTGTTGGTCCTGCTCAGACAGCAGAGCTGAGACGTGAGTTAAAAGGAAGCTGA